From a region of the Mycobacterium sp. SMC-8 genome:
- a CDS encoding SEC-C domain-containing protein, protein MPADPDPTEALAAILTEHGPLPEDAIAQRLREMGVANPDDLLPQLLNEIDCAAVALIDDSWVWLPALIANRIFTHRLTAQELAHDVLIVTPDLGAITHLCEFEQYARLPDGSPVSVALPAFDEDVLDERGVPPEMVDDGGALLLPPGTLGDLDVVDGDLVGLRLTPEGLTLARVTADPSPSAGATLAATLNPDEPASFDAAVWTACVADPTLFTDPAPPLSEIADDQGLARRGDLLAPAGFDVDRWRFDLDCEVLRRRYDLDEGEALAIRILVSVYEDMADLITAFPSDEVSAEGGDDDTPAPPRDEYRELVAEFGADLADPRLAEVLLAETLGRNPDGAAALGLFAETLESQVPRRARVAFRWLRAVALERIGDIEAAERELLAAESMDTEWPLPLYDLARFASDRGDVERGLALLRRAGAPPGDPLMALLSSYQAEARADLGRNEPCWCGSGRKYKKCHLGKEQPSLSDRVGWLYAKAAQHALMGGWGGVVAELGYVRNEYRDASDETPDPLLIDAVLFEGGAFEEFLAVRGSLLPEDERLLAGQWLLVERSLFEVEEVRPGHGVTVRDVRTGDIHEVQERTASRQLTVGQLICTRVLPAGDDTAQFFGGLEPVALQQRDALLAMLDEGPDPVDLVAFLSRRFAPPTLTNTEGDPLTICEATVRVSDSAAMESALDDAYDRVEDAQPPQWFEHVTTNGRTHIRATLVLDGDTLQVETNSEERVDRVLAALRRVDPAIRILEDTREPVEDPGTMVAGMPETAKGAIHPEDPQIAALLDAMILDYEAQWLDEPIPALDGNTPRQAADDPTRRPDLIRLLNSFPTDAGRHAMSPDRLRAALGLQ, encoded by the coding sequence GTGCCAGCGGACCCCGACCCAACCGAAGCCCTCGCGGCGATCCTGACCGAACACGGCCCCCTCCCCGAGGACGCGATAGCCCAGCGCCTGCGCGAGATGGGCGTCGCAAACCCGGACGATCTCCTCCCGCAGCTGCTGAACGAAATCGACTGTGCCGCTGTGGCATTGATCGACGACAGCTGGGTGTGGCTGCCTGCGCTGATCGCCAATCGGATCTTCACACACCGGCTCACAGCCCAGGAGCTGGCCCACGACGTCCTGATCGTGACCCCGGACCTCGGCGCGATCACGCACCTGTGCGAATTCGAGCAGTACGCGCGGCTGCCCGACGGTTCGCCGGTCAGCGTCGCGTTACCGGCGTTCGACGAGGATGTGCTCGACGAGCGGGGCGTTCCGCCGGAGATGGTCGACGACGGCGGGGCACTGCTTCTGCCGCCGGGCACGCTCGGTGACCTGGATGTCGTCGACGGCGATCTGGTGGGCCTGCGGTTGACGCCCGAGGGGCTCACCCTGGCGCGGGTCACTGCGGATCCGTCGCCGTCGGCAGGCGCCACGCTGGCGGCCACGCTGAACCCGGACGAGCCGGCGTCGTTCGACGCCGCGGTGTGGACGGCGTGCGTGGCGGACCCGACGCTGTTCACCGACCCCGCGCCGCCGTTGTCGGAGATCGCTGACGATCAGGGTCTGGCGCGCCGCGGAGATCTACTCGCACCCGCAGGTTTCGACGTCGACCGGTGGCGCTTCGATCTCGACTGCGAGGTGCTGCGCCGGCGGTACGACCTCGACGAGGGCGAGGCGCTCGCCATACGCATCCTAGTGTCGGTCTACGAGGACATGGCGGATCTGATCACGGCGTTTCCTTCGGACGAGGTCTCGGCAGAGGGCGGAGACGACGACACCCCTGCGCCGCCCCGCGATGAGTACCGGGAGCTGGTTGCGGAGTTCGGCGCCGACCTGGCCGATCCGCGACTCGCCGAGGTGCTGCTGGCCGAGACTCTGGGCCGCAACCCCGATGGCGCCGCGGCGCTGGGGTTGTTCGCCGAGACGCTGGAGTCCCAGGTGCCGCGGCGCGCGCGGGTGGCGTTTCGCTGGCTGCGGGCGGTGGCGCTGGAGCGCATCGGCGACATCGAGGCGGCCGAACGGGAGCTGCTGGCCGCCGAGTCGATGGACACCGAGTGGCCCCTACCGTTGTACGACCTGGCCCGGTTCGCCTCCGACCGCGGGGACGTCGAGCGTGGGTTGGCGTTGCTTCGCCGGGCAGGCGCCCCGCCGGGCGATCCGCTGATGGCGCTGCTGAGCAGCTACCAGGCCGAGGCACGCGCCGATCTGGGCCGCAACGAGCCGTGCTGGTGCGGGTCGGGCCGCAAGTACAAGAAGTGCCATCTCGGGAAGGAGCAGCCGTCGCTATCCGATCGGGTGGGTTGGCTGTACGCGAAGGCCGCGCAGCACGCGCTGATGGGCGGTTGGGGCGGGGTGGTCGCCGAATTGGGCTACGTACGCAACGAGTATCGCGATGCGTCCGACGAGACACCCGACCCGTTGCTGATCGACGCGGTGTTGTTCGAGGGCGGCGCGTTCGAGGAGTTCCTGGCCGTCCGTGGATCGCTGTTGCCCGAGGATGAGCGGCTGCTGGCCGGGCAATGGCTGCTGGTGGAGCGGTCGTTGTTCGAGGTCGAGGAGGTGCGCCCCGGCCACGGGGTGACGGTGCGCGACGTCCGCACCGGTGACATCCACGAGGTTCAGGAGCGCACCGCCAGCCGTCAACTCACAGTGGGACAACTGATCTGCACCCGGGTGCTGCCCGCCGGCGATGACACCGCACAGTTCTTCGGCGGGCTGGAACCCGTTGCGCTGCAACAGCGTGACGCGCTGCTTGCGATGCTCGACGAAGGACCCGACCCGGTGGACCTCGTCGCGTTTCTGAGTCGCCGGTTCGCTCCGCCGACGCTGACCAACACCGAGGGCGACCCGCTGACGATCTGCGAGGCCACTGTCCGCGTCAGCGATTCGGCGGCGATGGAGTCGGCGCTGGACGACGCCTACGACCGCGTCGAGGACGCTCAGCCCCCGCAGTGGTTCGAACACGTCACCACCAACGGCAGGACGCACATCCGCGCGACGTTGGTGCTCGACGGTGACACGCTGCAGGTGGAGACCAATAGCGAGGAACGGGTGGACCGGGTGCTGGCCGCCCTGCGACGAGTCGACCCGGCGATACGCATCCTTGAGGACACCCGCGAACCCGTAGAGGACCCGGGCACGATGGTTGCGGGCATGCCGGAAACTGCCAAGGGGGCGATCCATCCGGAAGACCCCCAGATCGCCGCGCTGCTCGACGCGATGATCCTGGACTACGAGGCCCAGTGGCTCGACGAACCCATCCCGGCGCTCGATGGGAACACCCCACGCCAGGCCGCTGACGACCCGACCCGCCGGCCCGACCTGATCCGGCTTCTGAACTCGTTCCCCACCGACGCGGGCCGGCACGCGATGAGCCCGGACCGGCTTCGGGCGGCGTTGGGGCTGCAGTAG
- a CDS encoding response regulator transcription factor gives MSDQISIVIAEDSLLVRDSVARALSMNPDTTVVGVAEDYDSAAALVATHQPTVLLTDVRMPPTSTDEGIRLANWLRTAHPDVGVIVLSQYVDHTYASALLDGGSASRGYLLKERVAHFDELGEAVRQVAAGGTVLDPLVVEALLAQLRQAAALSRLTAREREVLGELATGFSNRTIAQRLVLSQRAVEKHINSIFAKLELTVDDSVDRRVKAVLMFLDGGPS, from the coding sequence GTGAGTGATCAGATCTCGATCGTCATCGCCGAAGATAGCCTGTTGGTGCGCGACAGCGTTGCCCGTGCGCTGTCGATGAACCCCGATACCACCGTCGTCGGCGTCGCCGAGGACTACGACTCCGCCGCCGCACTCGTCGCCACCCATCAGCCCACTGTGCTGCTCACCGACGTGCGCATGCCCCCGACATCCACCGACGAAGGTATCCGCCTGGCCAACTGGCTGCGCACCGCACACCCGGACGTCGGCGTGATCGTGCTGTCCCAGTACGTTGACCACACCTACGCATCGGCGTTGCTGGACGGCGGCTCGGCCAGCCGCGGATACCTGCTCAAGGAACGGGTCGCCCACTTCGACGAACTCGGCGAGGCGGTCCGCCAGGTGGCCGCCGGCGGCACCGTGCTCGACCCGCTCGTCGTCGAAGCCCTGCTCGCCCAGCTCCGGCAGGCCGCCGCGCTGAGCCGACTGACCGCCCGTGAGCGGGAGGTGCTCGGCGAATTGGCGACCGGCTTCAGCAACCGCACCATCGCGCAGCGGCTCGTGTTGTCCCAGCGCGCCGTCGAGAAGCACATCAACTCGATCTTCGCCAAGCTGGAACTGACCGTCGACGACTCGGTGGACCGGCGCGTCAAGGCAGTCCTGATGTTCCTCGACGGCGGGCCGTCATGA
- a CDS encoding response regulator transcription factor, translating to MTANSGVYTLARPPSGDHDGTVVNQQVRVWVVDDQPSFRRASAATLEATDGFVLAGQSATGESALERLDDGDADLVLMDIHMPGIGGIEAARRLRARHPRIVVVLMSTYDADELPATATECGATYLPKQRLCPEVLTDIWRTAS from the coding sequence ATGACCGCCAACAGTGGTGTGTACACCCTGGCGCGGCCGCCCAGCGGCGACCACGATGGGACGGTGGTGAACCAGCAGGTTCGGGTCTGGGTCGTCGATGACCAGCCCAGCTTCCGCCGGGCCAGCGCAGCGACGCTGGAGGCCACCGACGGCTTCGTGCTCGCCGGCCAGAGCGCCACGGGCGAATCCGCGCTGGAGCGCCTGGACGACGGCGACGCCGACCTGGTCCTGATGGACATCCACATGCCCGGCATCGGCGGCATCGAAGCCGCCCGCCGGCTGCGCGCCCGCCATCCCCGCATCGTCGTCGTGCTGATGTCCACCTACGACGCCGACGAACTCCCGGCCACGGCGACCGAGTGCGGCGCGACCTACCTGCCCAAGCAACGCCTGTGCCCCGAGGTGCTGACCGACATATGGCGAACGGCAAGCTGA
- a CDS encoding sensor histidine kinase, which produces MANGKLKLAPAPGSVPDWRIPKLLLTAAFRSSSWFGHDLIHRFRAERFEVFLSGHLGLWLSAGIVLPLWEYFWIFRSPWMLGFVAVASVQCVVLAVALNLARHNRFEQSITLVCIGNWLAVLGVVFVSPPLLPAMALLALVPVVFAEPYISLRRGLIFTVITAGCVLAASAIALFYPFPDHVVQAPQWMATAFVLVAVPVNALHLMIIVWNNAAALRTSESQLAERATELAASRTRLITAADEERRRLERDLHDGAQQHLVVLSVLIGLARNTDGDKQAELLADASGLVDSAIAEIRRLAHGIYPPLLVSGGLTKALPALAARAVIPVHLDLHELGRYPPTTEAALYYCCSEALQNAAKHGGPDTTATISGRVDGRWLTLQISDTGRGFRPGAAGTGLTNMTDRLSAIGGHLAIDTAPGRGTRVSTTVDVADT; this is translated from the coding sequence ATGGCGAACGGCAAGCTGAAACTGGCGCCCGCGCCCGGATCCGTCCCCGACTGGCGGATCCCGAAACTGCTTCTCACCGCCGCCTTTCGATCGTCGTCGTGGTTCGGGCACGATCTGATCCACCGCTTCCGGGCCGAACGCTTCGAGGTGTTCCTGTCCGGTCACCTCGGCCTGTGGCTCAGCGCGGGCATCGTGCTGCCGCTGTGGGAGTACTTCTGGATCTTCCGGTCACCCTGGATGCTGGGCTTCGTCGCCGTCGCCTCCGTCCAGTGCGTCGTGCTCGCGGTCGCGTTGAACCTGGCTCGCCACAACAGGTTCGAGCAATCCATCACCCTGGTGTGCATCGGGAACTGGCTTGCCGTACTGGGCGTGGTGTTCGTGTCGCCGCCGTTGCTGCCGGCGATGGCGCTGCTCGCGCTGGTTCCGGTCGTGTTCGCCGAGCCGTACATCAGCCTGCGACGCGGGCTGATCTTCACGGTGATCACCGCCGGCTGTGTGCTGGCGGCGTCCGCGATCGCGCTGTTCTATCCCTTCCCCGATCACGTGGTGCAGGCGCCGCAGTGGATGGCGACGGCGTTCGTTCTGGTGGCGGTGCCGGTCAACGCGCTGCACCTGATGATCATCGTGTGGAACAACGCCGCCGCGCTGCGGACGTCGGAATCCCAACTCGCCGAACGCGCCACCGAACTGGCCGCCTCCCGCACCCGCCTGATCACCGCGGCCGACGAGGAACGGCGCCGCCTCGAACGCGACCTGCACGACGGCGCCCAACAACACCTCGTCGTGCTGTCCGTGCTGATCGGCCTGGCCCGCAACACTGACGGCGACAAGCAGGCGGAACTGCTCGCCGACGCGTCCGGACTGGTGGACAGCGCCATCGCCGAGATCCGCCGTCTGGCCCACGGCATCTATCCGCCGCTGCTCGTTAGCGGAGGACTCACCAAGGCGCTGCCCGCACTGGCCGCACGGGCGGTCATCCCGGTGCACCTGGATCTGCACGAGCTCGGCCGTTACCCGCCGACAACCGAAGCAGCGCTGTACTACTGCTGCAGCGAGGCGCTGCAGAACGCCGCCAAGCACGGCGGTCCCGACACCACCGCCACCATCTCCGGCCGCGTCGACGGCCGGTGGCTGACGCTGCAGATCAGTGACACCGGCCGCGGTTTCCGGCCCGGCGCGGCGGGCACCGGACTGACCAACATGACCGACCGCCTGTCGGCGATCGGCGGACACCTGGCCATCGACACCGCACCCGGACGCGGCACCCGCGTCAGCACGACCGTCGACGTCGCGGACACATGA
- a CDS encoding adenylate/guanylate cyclase domain-containing protein, with product MSTLKTADQLRGTRPDTAWTTCLPTGTVTLLLADIEGSTRLWDTQPDRMATALATLDRVVDELAYLNNGVCPVQQGEGDSFVLAFARAGDAVACALDLQLAALSPIRLRIGIHTGAADLRDEANYMGPLVNRAARLRDLGHGGQILLSSTTTPLVEDALPSQAWITGIGSYALRGLARPERVAQLCHPDLDNEFPPLRAGAVNTFHHRPSYLSDFVGRATELDDLSQLLDCRRFITVCGPGGAGKTRLAVETADRARDRFDDGAWYVDLADVTDPAEVPHAAAQALGMSDAVGTTEVARHIGDRHLLLVVDNCEHLLDASAALIAAVLRGCPAVTVLATSREPLGVGGEQLYRVPPLAPGDATALFFECARRVDAAFSVWSEDRAAVADICRRLDGLPLAIEIAASRVRTLSLSGIRDSLCGRLHAPHPACRSVAARHRTLRACLDWSYRLLADCEKSVLCHLARCADGFDVGAVQDVVIALVDKSLLSWDDRDGRAQYRLSDTVRQYTLERLGE from the coding sequence ATGTCAACCTTGAAGACTGCAGACCAGCTGCGAGGGACACGCCCGGACACTGCGTGGACGACATGCCTCCCGACGGGCACCGTCACCCTGCTCCTCGCCGACATCGAAGGGTCGACCCGGCTGTGGGACACCCAGCCCGACCGGATGGCGACCGCGCTGGCCACCCTGGACCGCGTCGTCGACGAGCTGGCCTACCTGAACAACGGTGTGTGCCCCGTCCAGCAGGGGGAAGGCGACAGCTTCGTCCTCGCGTTCGCCCGCGCCGGCGACGCGGTGGCGTGCGCACTCGATCTGCAGCTCGCCGCGCTGTCGCCGATCCGGTTACGCATCGGCATTCACACCGGCGCCGCCGACCTGCGTGACGAGGCCAACTACATGGGCCCGCTGGTGAATCGCGCGGCGCGTCTGCGCGACCTCGGCCACGGCGGCCAGATCCTGTTGTCCTCCACCACAACACCCCTCGTCGAGGATGCACTGCCGTCGCAGGCGTGGATCACCGGCATCGGCAGCTACGCGCTGCGCGGGCTTGCCCGGCCCGAGCGGGTCGCGCAGCTGTGCCATCCCGATCTGGACAACGAATTCCCGCCGTTGCGTGCCGGCGCGGTCAACACTTTCCACCACCGTCCGAGCTATCTGTCCGACTTCGTCGGCCGCGCAACCGAACTGGACGATCTATCCCAACTTCTGGACTGCCGCCGGTTCATCACCGTGTGCGGGCCCGGAGGTGCCGGCAAGACGCGGCTTGCGGTGGAAACCGCCGACCGTGCCCGTGACCGGTTCGACGACGGCGCCTGGTACGTCGACCTGGCCGACGTCACCGACCCGGCCGAGGTGCCGCACGCGGCAGCCCAGGCGCTCGGGATGTCGGACGCTGTCGGCACGACTGAGGTGGCCCGACACATCGGTGACCGGCACCTGCTGTTGGTCGTGGACAACTGCGAGCACCTGCTCGACGCTTCCGCGGCGCTGATCGCTGCGGTGTTGCGGGGCTGCCCGGCGGTGACCGTGCTGGCCACCAGCCGCGAGCCGCTGGGGGTCGGCGGTGAGCAGCTCTACCGCGTGCCGCCGCTGGCACCCGGGGACGCGACCGCGTTGTTCTTCGAGTGCGCGCGCCGGGTGGATGCGGCGTTCAGTGTTTGGTCTGAAGATCGGGCGGCGGTAGCGGACATCTGCCGCCGGCTCGACGGTCTGCCGCTGGCGATCGAGATCGCCGCATCGCGGGTCCGGACGCTGTCGCTCAGCGGTATTCGGGACAGCCTTTGCGGCCGGCTTCATGCGCCGCATCCCGCCTGCCGCAGCGTCGCGGCGCGACACCGGACGTTGCGCGCGTGCCTCGACTGGTCGTATCGGCTGCTCGCCGACTGCGAGAAATCGGTGCTGTGCCATCTCGCGCGGTGTGCCGACGGATTCGACGTCGGCGCGGTGCAGGATGTCGTGATCGCATTGGTGGACAAGTCGCTGCTGAGCTGGGACGACCGGGACGGCCGCGCGCAGTATCGGCTGAGCGACACGGTGCGGCAGTACACCCTGGAGCGCCTGGGGGAGTAG
- a CDS encoding NERD domain-containing protein produces the protein MTITAAETPRLANGAERKVWQALIDQLEPGDLVIPGKRVTDHLKDHEIDFFVAIEGAGIICLEVKGGEVWHDGETWRMKRRGREVDIDPVRQAREACYALRSFIENDPRWTQGRLRWDHIVVLPNTDLPDDFALPDCPRWKVIDRTDLSDIAAKLRAVLHGQELDRPLLSRDGIAQLGEALSGRGLPQRSVVSRALENEDAADILTEHQSVILDAIRMLHRVEIRGGAGSGKTFLAMEQARRLARAGQRVALVCYSHGLASYLERITAAWNRRQQPAYVGEFHDLGKRWGAPEGPDESLRTEETVQFWEHDLPAQMTELAAQLDDGHRFDAIVVDEAQDFADAWWDPLLAALKDEDTGGLYVFTDEGQRVFNRHGSPPVPLVPLVLDHNLRNTRQIANAFQPLVDHPMRFLGGEGPAVKYVPCTPAEAMDAGDDEVELLLEEGWRPEDVALLTTGTRHPEQRERQAAGSAAYWDSFWDAEQVFYGHVLGFKGLERRAVVLVVNEESAFERSRERLYVGLSRARDQLVVCGDPDFLREVGGPDLARRLNIPD, from the coding sequence ATGACCATCACCGCCGCAGAGACGCCGCGGCTGGCCAACGGCGCCGAGCGCAAGGTGTGGCAGGCCCTGATCGACCAACTCGAGCCGGGTGATCTGGTCATCCCGGGCAAGCGGGTTACCGACCATCTCAAGGACCACGAGATCGACTTCTTCGTCGCGATCGAGGGCGCCGGCATCATCTGCCTGGAGGTCAAGGGCGGGGAGGTCTGGCACGACGGGGAGACGTGGCGGATGAAGCGCCGCGGCCGGGAGGTCGATATCGACCCCGTCCGGCAGGCCCGCGAAGCGTGCTACGCACTGCGCAGCTTCATCGAGAACGACCCGCGATGGACCCAGGGCCGGCTGCGCTGGGACCACATTGTGGTGCTGCCCAACACCGATCTGCCCGACGACTTCGCACTGCCCGACTGTCCGCGCTGGAAGGTGATCGACCGCACCGACCTGTCCGACATCGCCGCGAAGCTGCGCGCGGTGCTGCACGGCCAGGAACTCGACCGCCCGCTGCTGAGCCGTGACGGTATCGCCCAGCTCGGTGAAGCGTTGAGCGGGCGCGGGCTGCCGCAGCGCAGCGTTGTATCCCGTGCCCTTGAAAACGAGGACGCCGCCGACATTCTCACCGAGCACCAGTCGGTGATCCTCGACGCCATCCGGATGCTGCACCGCGTCGAGATCCGCGGCGGCGCCGGCAGCGGCAAGACGTTCCTGGCGATGGAGCAGGCCCGCCGGTTGGCCCGCGCCGGGCAGCGGGTGGCGCTGGTCTGCTACTCGCACGGTTTGGCGTCCTATCTGGAGCGCATCACCGCCGCCTGGAATCGACGCCAGCAGCCCGCCTATGTCGGCGAGTTCCACGATCTCGGTAAGCGCTGGGGTGCTCCGGAAGGGCCTGACGAGTCGCTGCGCACCGAGGAGACGGTGCAGTTCTGGGAGCATGATCTGCCGGCGCAGATGACGGAACTGGCAGCGCAACTCGACGACGGGCACCGGTTCGACGCGATCGTCGTCGACGAAGCGCAGGACTTCGCCGACGCCTGGTGGGATCCGCTGCTGGCGGCGCTGAAGGATGAAGACACCGGCGGGCTGTACGTGTTCACCGACGAGGGACAGCGGGTGTTCAATCGGCACGGCTCGCCGCCGGTTCCGTTGGTTCCGCTGGTGCTCGACCACAATCTGCGCAACACCCGCCAGATCGCGAATGCGTTCCAGCCGTTGGTGGATCACCCGATGCGGTTCCTCGGCGGGGAAGGACCAGCAGTGAAGTATGTGCCGTGCACGCCGGCGGAGGCGATGGACGCCGGGGACGACGAGGTGGAGCTGCTGCTCGAGGAGGGCTGGCGGCCTGAGGATGTCGCGCTGCTGACGACGGGAACGCGTCACCCCGAGCAGCGGGAGCGGCAGGCGGCGGGCAGCGCCGCCTACTGGGACAGCTTCTGGGACGCCGAGCAGGTGTTCTACGGGCACGTGCTCGGCTTCAAGGGCCTGGAACGCCGCGCGGTGGTGCTGGTGGTCAACGAGGAGTCCGCGTTCGAGCGCTCCCGTGAGCGGCTGTACGTCGGATTGTCCAGAGCCCGGGATCAACTCGTCGTGTGCGGAGATCCCGACTTCCTGCGGGAAGTCGGAGGCCCGGATTTGGCTCGGCGGCTGAACATTCCGGATTAG
- a CDS encoding EspA/EspE family type VII secretion system effector → MSALEAFLSTWAKARATFGSGVPQPGASYDHSAALRRLTDDLDAAAPTTFWSGGAATAYGALNTDHQGVVRELSGLDRRLAEQIDRSAQIVTAGRQNLDAIREWVVAAAASVPKNRAGELMVAPIVQKGLAQLTEVVTRANGELNAVGGDIATIGGEFQALGMGQKFGGPPEAPAPGDDELDESAEPDESERRKNQIDAFREVFGRDPVSDSDWLTASALDPHSYDPKNQGVDANIVVGRIEPVPGQGVVRTNLFIPSEDVWAPTVGIPPYDNNLGDNRGFSPTAGPEASRVAIYTDFDNGIIVARQNPSINADTGQVRTGTPSIGAVQTSGGGVLINYNAADPFSPGGEGLAKGSGISVNGTLGIVPSDAGPRVGGDDVTTFPALEIYSDRGGTTTTVLQEWPTFFDNAAGPLAGLPFDKDVGDPTVVPSFNSVVPQIVPPAIPSVGVGEPAPIPVTPPMSVVPPGNFTPFGPAGDAPTVRVYTPLQGTEFLPGR, encoded by the coding sequence GTGAGTGCACTCGAGGCGTTCCTGTCGACGTGGGCCAAGGCCCGGGCGACCTTCGGGTCGGGCGTTCCGCAGCCGGGTGCGTCGTATGACCACAGCGCCGCGCTGCGGCGGTTGACCGACGACCTCGACGCGGCGGCGCCGACGACGTTCTGGTCCGGCGGCGCAGCCACCGCGTACGGCGCGCTCAACACCGACCATCAGGGCGTCGTGCGCGAGCTGAGCGGCCTCGACCGGCGGCTGGCTGAACAGATAGACCGGTCCGCCCAGATCGTGACCGCCGGACGGCAGAACCTCGACGCGATCCGCGAGTGGGTGGTGGCCGCCGCGGCAAGTGTGCCCAAGAACCGGGCCGGCGAGCTGATGGTGGCGCCGATCGTGCAGAAGGGCCTGGCGCAGCTGACCGAGGTCGTCACCCGCGCCAACGGCGAGTTGAACGCCGTGGGCGGTGACATCGCCACCATCGGAGGCGAGTTCCAGGCGCTGGGCATGGGGCAGAAGTTCGGCGGGCCGCCGGAGGCTCCGGCGCCCGGAGACGACGAACTCGACGAGTCCGCAGAACCGGACGAGTCCGAACGCAGGAAGAACCAGATCGACGCGTTCCGCGAGGTATTCGGCCGGGACCCGGTCAGCGACAGCGACTGGCTGACCGCCTCGGCGCTCGACCCACACAGCTATGACCCGAAAAACCAGGGCGTGGACGCGAATATCGTGGTCGGGCGGATCGAGCCGGTGCCGGGGCAGGGCGTGGTGCGCACCAACCTGTTCATCCCGAGCGAGGACGTATGGGCGCCGACGGTCGGGATCCCGCCGTACGACAACAATCTCGGCGACAACCGCGGCTTCTCCCCCACCGCCGGACCCGAGGCATCGCGGGTGGCGATCTACACCGACTTCGACAACGGGATCATCGTGGCCCGCCAGAACCCGTCGATCAACGCCGACACCGGCCAGGTGCGCACCGGCACACCGTCTATCGGTGCGGTGCAGACCTCCGGCGGCGGGGTGCTGATCAACTACAACGCCGCGGATCCCTTCTCGCCCGGCGGTGAGGGTCTGGCCAAGGGTTCCGGAATCAGCGTGAACGGGACGCTGGGCATCGTGCCGTCAGACGCCGGGCCGCGGGTGGGCGGCGACGACGTGACCACGTTCCCGGCGCTGGAGATCTACAGCGATCGTGGCGGGACCACCACCACCGTGCTGCAGGAATGGCCGACGTTCTTCGACAACGCCGCCGGCCCGCTGGCCGGGCTGCCGTTCGACAAGGACGTCGGCGACCCGACGGTGGTGCCGAGTTTCAACAGCGTTGTCCCGCAGATCGTTCCGCCGGCGATTCCCAGTGTGGGTGTGGGTGAGCCGGCACCGATTCCGGTGACGCCGCCGATGTCGGTCGTGCCGCCGGGGAATTTCACGCCGTTCGGGCCGGCCGGGGACGCGCCGACGGTGCGGGTCTATACGCCGCTGCAGGGCACCGAGTTTCTGCCGGGCCGATGA